The proteins below are encoded in one region of Silene latifolia isolate original U9 population chromosome 2, ASM4854445v1, whole genome shotgun sequence:
- the LOC141634894 gene encoding uncharacterized protein LOC141634894, which yields MNELGNFEFMVSIVIWYEILYFINEVSKHLQRKDMLIDVAIQQVNALISTFDKYRENGFSKALDTTRQIANDMNIDPCFPKRREIRRKKQFDESSDDSSRISEEESFRINYFLYLIDQAISSLKKRFEQYKEYENIFGFMFSTDKLCSVDDSMLESCCINLENALRSKDESDVDGHSFYLDLQFFKEFIPKEKMGPLEIIKLMKKVGDCFLNAMTAYRILLTILVIVPSAERSFSKLKLLKSYLRSTMSRDRLNGLAMITIENNLLEKFNYEELIEDFASSSFASVATPLLLSGRTITIRALQNCLYYATDLIIAFKPLFMALLSVCVNIWGFTELVVIHLQPLEVVVALLARFTKGSRDIRMQRP from the exons ATGAATGAACTTGGTAATTTTGAGTTTATGGTGTCAATAGTTATTTGGTATGaaatattatattttattaatgagGTTAGTAAACATTTGCAAAGAAAAGATATGCTCATTGATGTTGCTATTCAACAAGTGAACGCATTAATTTCAACTTTTGATAAGTATAGAGAAAATGGTTTTTCTAAAGCTCTCGACACTACCAGACAAATAGCTAATGATATGAATATTGATCCTTGTTTTCCTAAAAGACGTGAAATCCGAAGGAAAAAACAGTTTGATGAGAGCTCAGATGATTCATCGCGAATATCCGAGGAAGAATCGTTTAGGATTAATTATTTTTTGTATCTTATTGATCAAGCAATATCTTCACTCAAAAAAAGGTTTGAACAATACAAAGAATATGAAAATATATTCGGGTTTATGTTCTCCACTGACAAGTTGTGCTCTGTCGATGATTCAATGTTAGAGTCTTGTTGTATTAACCTTGAGAATGCACTTAGAAGTAAAGATGAGTCTGATGTTGATGGTCATTCATTTTATTTGGATCTGCAATTTTTTAAAGAGTTCATTCCTAAGGAAAAGATGGGTCCTCTTGAGATAATTAAATTGATGAAAAAAGTTGGTGACTGTTTTCTTAATGCAATGACAGCTTACAGGATTTTGTTGACGATTCTGGTCATTGTCCCATCTGCTGAACGAAGCTTTTCAAAGCTCAAGTTGCTGAAATCGTATTTGCGCTCTACAATGTCTCGAGATCGACTAAATGGATTAGCGATGATAACTATCGAGAATAATCTTTTGGAAAAATTTAATTACGAAGAACTAATTGAGGACTTTGCTTCATCGA GTTTCGCCTCAGTAGCAACTCCTTTATTATTAAGTGGTCGGACGATAACCATAAGAGCCTTGCAG AATTGTTTGTATTATGCCACTGATTTAATCATTGCTTTCAAGCCTTTGTTTATGGCATTACTTAGTGTTTGTGTTAATATTTGGGGTTTTACGGAGCTTGTAGTTATTCATCTACAACCCTTAGAAGTGGTCGTGGCGCTATTAGCTAGATTCACTAAAGGTTCTCGTGATATCCGCATGCAGCGCCCCTGA